From Flavobacterium sp. 102, a single genomic window includes:
- a CDS encoding DUF983 domain-containing protein — protein sequence MLKKGSKLNSILTGSCPKCQEESMYVDPNPYNLKNIYNMHENCSHCGLHYQIEPSFFYGAMYVSYALTVAIGVAAFIIAKVFIGLDLIASFIAIIVALIALMPITARLARNIYINIFVHFDKNAVKK from the coding sequence ATGTTAAAAAAAGGATCCAAATTAAATAGCATTTTAACAGGAAGTTGTCCGAAATGTCAAGAAGAAAGCATGTATGTTGACCCAAATCCGTACAATCTGAAAAATATTTACAATATGCATGAGAATTGCAGCCATTGCGGATTGCATTATCAAATTGAACCTTCCTTTTTTTATGGTGCGATGTATGTAAGTTATGCGCTAACGGTTGCCATCGGCGTTGCCGCTTTTATCATTGCAAAAGTATTTATTGGTTTAGATTTAATTGCTTCATTTATTGCTATTATAGTAGCTTTAATTGCGTTGATGCCTATAACAGCAAGGCTGGCTCGAAATATTTACATCAATATTTTTGTGCATTTTGATAAGAATGCGGTTAAGAAGTAG
- a CDS encoding FAD-binding oxidoreductase, protein MLDYIIVGSGLAGIAFAETLLQNNKSFVVFDNHSQNSSKIAGGLYNPVILKRFSQVWNANEQLNLAEVFYKKIETKLNTQVDFKIPIYRKFFSVEEQNNWFAASDKPNLAPFLSTEIVHKKYTAIDSPFGYGQVLHTGYVDTEALLNLYHTYLKSLASFVEEAFVHSDLNFFEDYLVYQNLKAKHIVFAEGFGMHANPFFKHLPLDGTKGELFIIKAPDLDLDVIVNTSVFILPLDNNLFKVGATYNWEDKTDLPTAEGKQELIDRIKEILTCDFEIIDHFAGVRPTVKDRRPLLGSHHLHQNIHILNGLGTRGVMLAPAMALDLYDYIENSKPLDKTTDIKRYGLAK, encoded by the coding sequence ATGCTTGATTATATAATAGTTGGTTCAGGTTTGGCCGGAATTGCTTTTGCAGAAACCCTTTTGCAAAACAATAAATCTTTCGTGGTTTTTGACAACCATTCTCAAAACTCTTCTAAAATAGCCGGCGGCTTATACAATCCTGTAATTCTTAAAAGATTCAGTCAGGTTTGGAACGCTAATGAACAACTCAATTTAGCCGAAGTGTTTTATAAAAAAATAGAAACTAAACTAAATACACAAGTCGATTTTAAAATACCCATTTACAGAAAGTTTTTTTCAGTTGAAGAGCAAAATAATTGGTTCGCCGCTTCGGATAAACCCAATTTAGCGCCATTTCTCTCAACTGAAATAGTTCACAAAAAGTATACTGCTATCGATTCTCCTTTTGGCTATGGTCAAGTTTTGCATACAGGTTATGTTGATACAGAAGCATTGTTAAATCTTTATCATACTTATTTGAAAAGTCTGGCTTCATTTGTGGAAGAAGCTTTTGTTCACAGTGATTTGAATTTCTTTGAAGATTATTTAGTGTATCAAAATCTAAAAGCCAAACACATTGTATTTGCTGAAGGCTTTGGAATGCATGCTAACCCATTTTTTAAACATTTGCCACTCGATGGAACAAAAGGTGAATTATTCATCATTAAAGCGCCCGATTTGGATTTGGATGTCATTGTCAATACCAGTGTCTTTATTTTGCCTTTGGATAATAATCTTTTTAAAGTTGGTGCAACCTACAACTGGGAAGATAAAACTGATTTGCCAACAGCAGAAGGGAAACAAGAACTCATCGACAGAATCAAAGAAATTCTGACTTGTGATTTCGAAATTATAGATCATTTTGCAGGAGTTCGCCCAACGGTGAAAGACAGAAGACCGCTTTTAGGGTCGCATCATTTGCATCAAAATATCCATATTCTAAACGGACTCGGAACACGCGGTGTAATGCTCGCACCGGCTATGGCTTTAGATTTGTACGATTATATAGAGAACAGTAAGCCTTTGGATAAGACTACGGATATTAAAAGATATGGTTTAGCAAAGTAG